A single window of Pyrus communis chromosome 10, drPyrComm1.1, whole genome shotgun sequence DNA harbors:
- the LOC137748371 gene encoding elongation factor 1-beta 2-like — protein MAITFSDLYTEAGLKSLEEFLAGKSYISGDKLTFDDIKVYAAVLEKPAGSFDNVSKWYDGISAQLAATFPGKAAGVRVSSGKAEAAAPAAAAGGDDDDDLDLFGDETEEDKKAEAEMAAAKKASTKKKESGKSSVLLDVKPWDDETDMKKLEEAVRSVEKEGLFWGASKLVAVGYGIKKLQIMLTIVDDLVSVDDLIEEQLTAEPRNEYIQSCDIVAFNKI, from the exons ATGGCCATCACCTTCTCAGATCTCTACACCGAGGCCGGTCTCAAGTCCCTCGAGGAGTTCCTCGCCGGAAAATCTTACATCTCCGG AGACAAGCTGACTTTCGATGACATCAAGGTGTACGCCGCCGTGCTGGAAAAGCCTGCCGGTTCATTTGACAATGTGAGCAAGTGGTACGACGGCATTTCAGCCCAACTCGCTGCAACCTTCCCCGGCAAGGCTGCCGGAGTGAGAGTCAGCAGCGGCAAGGCTGAGGCTGCTGCTCCTGCTGCCGCTGCTGGAGGCGATGACGATGACGATTTGGACCTTTTTGGAGATGAAACCGAGGAGGACAAGAAGGCCGAGGCGGAGATGGCGGCAGCCAAAAAGGCGTCTACCAAGAAGAAGGAGAGTGGGAAATCCTCTGTTCTTTTGGATGTCAAGCCTTGGGACGATGAGACTGACATGAAGAAGCTCGAGGAGGCTGTTCGGAGTGTCGAGAAGGAGGGTCTGTTCTGGGGCGCATCGAAATTGGTTGCTGTTGGTTATGGGATCAAGAAGTTGCAGATCATGCTCACCATTGTCGACGACCTTGTTTCCGTCGATGACCTCATCGAAGAGCAGCTTACCGCGGAGCCCCGCAACGAGTATATTCAGAGCTGCGACATTGTTGCCTTCAACAAAATTTAA
- the LOC137748882 gene encoding receptor-like protein EIX2 produces MEGDRIRCLNKLLRALILGLTLLQCVNPSLSLGFKNISSGGVMRCIEREREALLAFKQGLVDHYNLLSSWGREVHKQDCCTWAGVHCSNRTNHVTQLNLGWSSSPEAYSQSLQQKRHPQYITYAFQGKMMSPKLIELHHLKYLDLSWINFNGTRHPDFIGSLSNLRHLDLSFASFGGRFPSQVGNLTHLQYLDLSFNYFANAENLNSWLPHLSSLTYLDLSWNNLSNVPDWLEIVSKLPKLTNLTLYQCGLPSPAIHSTTLFNMNSSKYLTHVDLRFNQLTSSIFVWLSKTNASLVHLDLSSNQIEGGIPQSFSKLCNLQILDLSGNNLSGQLSWLVQILMSTCPDQNSLEILSLSSNHLSGSIPNLTKYSSLKELLLWYNQLSGTIPESIGQMPNLERIDLSMNALEGVVSEIHFSKLSRLRYLALSSNLLALNFHSDWIPPFQLVHICLRSCKMGPYFPKWLRTQNEYAYLDISDAEIVDILPSWFWGMTRNVTYINLSNNQIGEMFANLTVDFVYHPKVQLSSNQIEGPIPPTLARASCLDLSNNKISGSISILCEAYNGLLFLNLSSNNLSGELPECLTHLDNLVMLDLSYNAFSGKIPSTVGSLYQMKTLKLRSNRFVGEFPSSFKNCTSLQVIDVGYNKLSGHVPKWLGVSLQNLVILMLSSNNFNGSMPSELCRLTNIQNLDVSNNNISGTIPKCLNDLTVLAQKGNSSPILQHLYQRDDFFDGVGYMDDATFVWKGRMHSYRNTLGLVKRIDFSSNRLTGEIPSEITDLVGLVSLNLSRNGLTGELPAKIGKLQSLDALDLSRNLIHGRIPTSLAQIYGLSVLDLSCNNFIGKIPTGTQLQSFDPSDYAGNPQLCGPPLPKMCGDQQETPISSNEEEKDELITWGFYVNMALGFIVGFWGVCGSLIFIRPWRYSYFRFLNTLNDWFYVRVILIKRHFN; encoded by the coding sequence ATGGAGGGTGACAGAATCAGGTGCTTGAACAAACTCCTTCGTGCTTTAATTCTGGGGCTAACTTTACTACAATGTGTCAACCCTTCCCTTTCCCTTggattcaaaaatatttcttcagGAGGAGTGATGAGGTGCATTGAGAGGGAAAGAGAAGCACTCCTTGCCTTCAAACAGGGCCTCGTGGATCACTACAATCTCCTCTCTTCATGGGGAAGAGAAGTCCACAAGCAAGATTGTTGCACATGGGCAGGCGTCCACTGCAGCAACCGAACCAACCATGTTACTCAACTTAATCTTGGATGGTCTTCTTCGCCTGAAGCTTACTCACAGTCACTTCAACAGAAAAGACACCCGCAGTATATCACTTATGCTTTTCAAGGTAAGATGATGAGTCCTAAACTGATTGAGTTGCATCATTTGAAATATTTGGACCTTTCGTGGATTAACTTCAATGGGACCCGACATCCAGATTTCATTGGTTCTCTTTCCAATTTAAGACACCTCGATCTCTCTTTTGCCTCTTTTGGTGGTCGATTTCCAAGTCAAGTTGGAAACCTTACCCACTTGCAATATCTTGATCTCAGCTTCAATTACTTTGCTAACGCAGAAAATCTCAATTCATGGCTACCTCATCTTTCTTCTTTAACATATCTGGACCTGAGTTGGAACAATCTCAGTAATGTTCCTGACTGGCTGGAAATAGTTAGCAAGCTCCCAAAACTTACAAACTTGACATTATATCAAtgtggtcttccttctcctgcAATTCATTCCACTACTCTTTTTAACATGAATTCTTCAAAATATCTTACTCATGTTGATCTCCGTTTCAACCAACTCACATCTTCCATATTTGTATGGTTATCCAAAACCAATGCCAGCCTTGTTCATCTTGATCTCTCTTCTAACCAAATTGAAGGAGGGATTCCACAATCTTTTTCCAAGTTATGTAATCTGCAAATATTGGACCTCTCTGGCAACAATCTGAGTGGACAGCTTTCCTGGTTGGTTCAAATATTAATGTCTACATGTCCTGATCAAAACTCATTGGAGATTCTAAGCCTTTCAAGCAATCATCTTTCTGGATCAATTCCTAATCTCACAAAATATTCATCATTGAAAGAATTACTTCTCTGGTACAATCAATTAAGTGGAACAATACCTGAAAGCATTGGGCAAATGCCTAATCTGGAGCGTATAGACCTGAGTATGAATGCTCTGGAAGGTGTGGTTTCAGAAATTCATTTCTCTAAACTCTCCAGATTAAGGTATTTGGCTTTGTCCTCTAACTTGCTAGCTTTAAACTTCCATTCCGATTGGATTCCTCCTTTTCAGTTGGTCCATATATGTTTGAGGTCTTGCAAAATGGGTCCATATTTTCCAAAATGGCTTCGAACTCAGAACGAGTATGCATACCTCGATATTTCTGACGCTGAAATTGTGGATATCCTTCCAAGCTGGTTTTGGGGTATGACTCGTAACGTGACATATATCAATCTATCCAATAACCAGATTGGAGAAATGTTTGCAAATTTGACAGTGGATTTCGTATATCACCCCAAAGTACAGCTGAGTTCGAACCAAATTGAAGGTCCAATTCCCCCAACTCTAGCACGTGCGTCATGTTTGGATCTCtctaataataaaatttcagGGTCGATTTCTATCTTGTGTGAAGCATACAATGGATTATTGTTTCTTAATCTCTCAAGCAACAATCTCTCTGGAGAACTTCCAGAATGCTTGACACATTTGGACAATCTAGTCATGCTTGATTTGAGTTACAATGCTTTTTCCGGGAAAATTCCATCCACAGTAGGCTCACTATATCAAATGAAAACGTTGAAATTAAGAAGCAACAGATTTGTTGGAGAGTTTCCTTCATCCTTCAAGAACTGCACCAGTTTACAGGTTATTGATGTTGGATACAATAAATTATCAGGACACGTACCAAAATGGTTAGGGGTTAGCCTTCAGAACTTGGTTATCCTGATGCTTTCCTCTAATAACTTCAACGGAAGCATGCCGTCTGAACTATGCCGTCTAACAAACATTCAAAACTTGGATGTGTCTAACAACAACATCTCTGGAACAATACCAAAATGCCTCAACGATTTGACTGTTCTGGCACAAAAAGGAAATTCATCTCCGATCCTTCAACATTTGTACCAAAGAGATGATTTTTTTGATGGCGTTGGTTATATGGATGATGCAACATTCGTATGGAAGGGAAGAATGCACTCGTATAGAAACACTTTGGGACTTGTGAAGAGAATTGATTTCTCGAGCAATAGATTAACGGGGGAGATTCCAAGTGAAATCACGGATCTTGTTGGGTTAGTTTCTTTAAACTTATCGAGAAACGGATTGACAGGTGAGTTACCTGCAAAGATTGGAAAGTTGCAATCATTGGATGCACTTGATTTGTCAAGAAACCTGATACATGGCAGAATTCCAACAAGCCTTGCTCAGATATATGGTCTTAGTGTCTTGGACTtgtcatgcaacaactttattGGCAAAATTCCAACAGGCACTCAGCTCCAAAGTTTTGATCCCTCTGATTATGCTGGAAATCCCCAGCTGTGCGGACCTCCACTTCCAAAGATGTGTGGTGATCAACAGGAAACTCCAATCTCAAGCAACGAAGAAGAAAAGGATGAGCTTATAACATGGGGATTTTACGTCAACATGGCGCTTGGCTTTATTGTTGGATTTTGGGGAGTTTGTGGCAGTCTGATTTTTATCAGGCCATGGAGATACTCGTACTTCAGGTTCTTGAATACCTTGAATGATTGGTTTTATGTGAGGGTGATTTTGATCAAGCGGCACTTCAATTAA
- the LOC137746811 gene encoding uncharacterized protein produces the protein MNDPAHDFHEEEDDQGDIFLDEDDIIRESAVDDEDLPDADDQSADEPDDDDSVHTFTGHTGELYTVVCSPTDPAFVATGGGDDRGFLWRIGVGDFAFELQGHKDSVSSLSFSTDGKLLASGSLDGTIQIWDVAYGVGKRTLEGPGGGIEWVRWHPRGHLVLAGSEDCTVWMWNADSGSYLNMFSGHGSNVSCGDFTPDGKTICTGSADATLRIWNPKSGENIHVIQGHPYHTAGLTCLAISSDSTLAYTGAEDGSIRIVNITTGKVVNSLASHSDSVECIGLAPSSPWAATGGMDKKLVIWDLPSSSARATCEHEDGVTCLTWLGQSNYLATGCGDGKVRVWDGRSGDCVRTFSGHTETIQSLSVSANQEFLVSVSTDGTARVFEIAEYK, from the exons ATGAACGATCCAGCTCATGATTttcatgaagaagaagatgaccaGGGGGACATATTTCTTGATGAAGATGACATAATCCGCGAATCCGCTGTTGATGACGAAG ATCTTCCTGATGCAGATGATCAAAGTGCTG ATGAGCCTGATGACGATGACTCCGTTCACACGTTTACTGGCCATACGG GTGAGCTTTACACAGTTGTGTGCAGCCCAACAGATCCTGCTTTTGTTGCAACCGGGGGTGGAGATGACAGAGGGTTTCTTTGGAGAATTGGAGTAGGAGATTTTGCTTTTGAGCTCCAAG GTCATAAGGATTCTGTTTCTAGTTTATCATTTAGTACTGATGGGAAGTTGCTTGCATCCGGAAGCTTGGATGGAACTATTCAAATTTGGGATGTAGCTTACGGAGTTGGAAAAAGAACTCTTGAAGGTCCTGGAGGGGGCATCGAG TGGGTCAGGTGGCATCCTAGAGGGCATCTGGTCCTCGCTGGTTCGGAGGACTGCACGGTCTGGATGTGGAATGCTGACAGTGGTTCCTATCTTAATATGTTTTCAGGCCATGGTAGTAACGTGAGTTGTGGTGATTTTACCCCTGATG GTAAAACAATATGCACTGGTTCTGCTGATGCAACTTTGAGAATATGGAATCCAAAAAGTGGCGAAAACATTCATGTCATACAAG GTCACCCATACCATACTGCTGGTTTAACATGTTTGGCAATAAGCTCTGATTCAACTCTAGCTTATACTGGTGCTGAAGATGGTTCTATCCGTATCGTCAACATAACTACCGGAAAG GTTGTTAATTCCCTGGCTTCACATTCAGATTCTGTCGAATGCATCGGGCTTGCACCAAG TTCCCCTTGGGCTGCAACAGGAGGCATGGATAAGAAGCTTGTTATCTGGGACTTGCCTTCTTCATCGGCCCGTGCTACATGTGAACATGAG GATGGAGTGACATGCTTGACATGGCTTGGTCAATCAAATTACCTAGCAACAGGTTGTGGGGATGGAAAGGTTCGAGTCTGGGACGGTCGCTCTGGGGATTGTGTTAGAACCTTCAGCGGCCACACCGAAACTATACAGTCTCTTTCCGTTTCTGCCAACCAAGAGTTTCTTGTTTCAGTATCTACTGATGGAACTGCCCGAGTTTTTGAGATTGCAGAATACAAGTGA
- the LOC137746810 gene encoding cytochrome c oxidase assembly protein COX11, mitochondrial-like, whose product MSWSRVCKRALPLSPYLNSSHLFTLHFRCIPNCNFSGGGSSISAYQRHFSHGGKNMWQRFELSSFNQCGSQLSPFASQSLLRRIQRPYSSLAATQRKSRKMLYYLTGLVFAMVAASYAAVPLYRRFCQATGYGGTIQRRESVEQKIARHAKDGTVTNREIVVQFNADVADGMQWKFIPTQREVRVKPGESALAFYTAENRSSTPVVGVSTYNVTPMKAAVYFNKIQCFCFEEQRLLPGEQIDMPVFFYIDPEFETDPRMDGINNIILSYTFFKVSEE is encoded by the exons ATGTCATGGTCTAGGGTTTGTAAGAGAGCTCTTCCCCTCTCACCCTACCTCAACAGCTCACACCTTTTCACTCTCCACTTCAG ATGCATACCCAATTGTAATTTTAGTGGAGGTGGAAGTAGCATTAGTGCATatcagaggcatttcagccatGGTGGTAAGAATATGTGGCAGCGCTTTGAATTAAGCTCGTTCAACCAGTGTGGCAGTCAACTCTCACCATTTGCATCTCAGTCTCTGTTGAGAAGGATCCAGAGACCCTATTCTTCTCTGGCTGCCACGCAACGAAAATCACGCAAGATGCTTTACTACTTGACGGGTTTGGTTTTTGCAATGGTGGCTGCCAGTTATGCAGCTGTTCCTCTCTACAGAAGATTCTGCCAAGCTACAGGGTATGGAGGCACTATCCAACGCCGTGAG AGTGTTGAACAGAAGATTGCTCGGCATGCTAAGGATGGCACAGTCACAAATAG GGAGATTGTGGTGCAGTTCAATGCTGATGTGGCTGATGGAATGCAATGGAAGTTTATTCCTACACAAAGAGAG GTAAGGGTCAAACCTGGAGAAAGTGCACTTGCTTTCTATACTGCTGAAAATCGAAGTTCAACTCCAGTAGTTGGTGTCTCCACATATAATGTTACCCCTATGAAG GCTGCAGTTTACTTCAATAAAATACAGTGCTTTTGCTTCGAGGAGCAGCGACTTCTTCCAGGGGAGCAGATTGACATGCCT GTGTTCTTTTATATCGACCCTGAGTTCGAAACAGATCCGAGAATGGATGGCATCAATAACATAATTTTGTCCTATACATTTTTCAAGGTTTCAGAGGAATAA
- the LOC137746809 gene encoding L10-interacting MYB domain-containing protein-like produces MDHYDLHRQRRDLKHKGRNVGRNVVWSLAMDKCLIDCLAIQARHGNKIDKSFNEHAYTAACIAVNSRFNLNLNNQKVINRLKTIKKRYKAMKDILSQDGFRWNPTTKMIECDNEELWKRYIAAHPDAKGFRGKPIEMFDELKIVCGNYQVPSRWAKMKDGGHPSEMKNFEDDSASFLSPSSDDLSETDGTESYSGPEEEFTKLPDGSQDPPLVQPLRQLPKRPRDSEALQDALMTVASSIRCLADAMEQSKYPIDASQLLQAVMEIDGLEEAKQMYAFEYLNADPVKARAFMTYDARMRKIYLFRQFWWWK; encoded by the exons ATGGATCACTACGACCTGCATAGACAGAGAAGGGATTTGAAGCACAAAGGAAGAAATGTTGGAAGAAACGTTGTATGGTCACTTGCAATGGATAAGTGTTTAATTGATTGCCTTGCTATTCAAGCTAGACATGGAAACAAAATTGACAAGAGCTTTAATGAACATGCTTACACTGCTGCTTGTATTGCTGTGAACTCTCGTTTCAACTTGAATTTAAACAATCAAAAAGTCATTAATCGTCTTAAGACCATAAAGAAGAGGTATAAGGCAATGAAGGATATCCTGAGTCAAGATGGGTTCAGGTGGAATCCCACTACAAAGATGATCGAGTGTGACAATGAAGAACTTTGGAAGAGATACATTGCA GCACATCCTGATGCAAAAGGGTTTCGAGGAAAGCCGATAGAGATGTTTGATGAACTCAAAATTGTTTGTGGAAACTATCAAGTCCCTAGTCGCTGGGCTAAGATGAAGGATGGAGGCCATCCAAGTGAGATGAAGAATTTTGAAGATGATTCTGCCTCATTTCTTTCTCCAAGCTCAGATGACCTAAGTGAGACAGACGGAACCGAGTCATATAGTGGACCAGAAGAAGAATTTACCAAGTTGCCAGATGGTAGTCAAGACCCCCCTCTGGTCCAGCCACTTAGACAACTTCCAAAACGCCCTCGCGACTCAGAAGCCCTTCAGGATGCACTGATGACTGTGGCATCAAGCATTCGTTGCTTGGCTGATGCAATGGAGCAAAGCAAATACCCTATTGATGCCTCTCAACTACTACAGGCTGTGATGGAGATTGATGGTTTGGAAGAGGCTAAACAGATGTATGCATTTGAGTATTTGAATGCTGACCCTGTCAAAGCTCGAGCTTTCATGACATACGATGCTCGGatgagaaaaatatacttgtttAGACAGTTCTGGTGGTGGAAGTAA